From one Streptomyces sp. R41 genomic stretch:
- a CDS encoding cytochrome b/b6 domain-containing protein, with protein sequence MNPRRNNSSLPRPGRSAYGALTAAALLLIPMVVLVGGDGLRDFLNFGAGVLSLVALTCSVVWGLVATDRLFLNTRQRLVAQAVHRTTAVSSVAFLLLHITVKLALDHTTLVAALIPFGLGITGTNGLIGFGSLAGLLMIFTAITGALRSAFASPAPVAARWRAVHMLAYPAWCSALVHGLYAGRPAKTYVTVLYSLCLVAVMGALWLRSASGPVKRKVADRILAIIGENNSPGARAREDLEASRAAAADSALPGFAARSAQAQAVGDSFVPPQRTQSPSPLYEAAPDPASTGSVPGFAAAYRAVSGGGSGGESFGPTPTERFQVPMDMQPTESFPRADGSSTSGSWPIPSPPPVGEAPQSAYDPLNDTGYNIPVYDNSAANAYGTSDVYDTGETNPAYGTYNTNDTYDSGPTTEVLPGAFDAPGSGESWNAPSGGF encoded by the coding sequence ATGAACCCTCGTCGCAACAACAGCTCGCTACCCCGACCGGGCCGCTCGGCCTACGGGGCGCTGACGGCTGCCGCTCTGTTGCTCATACCCATGGTCGTGCTGGTCGGAGGCGACGGCCTGCGCGACTTCCTCAACTTCGGCGCCGGCGTGCTGTCACTGGTCGCCCTCACCTGCTCCGTCGTGTGGGGCCTCGTCGCCACCGACCGGCTGTTCCTCAACACACGTCAGCGGCTGGTCGCCCAGGCCGTGCACAGGACCACCGCGGTCTCCTCGGTCGCCTTCCTCCTTCTGCACATCACGGTCAAGCTGGCCCTCGACCACACCACACTGGTCGCCGCGCTGATCCCCTTCGGGCTCGGCATCACGGGCACCAACGGCCTCATCGGCTTCGGCTCCCTGGCCGGCCTGCTCATGATCTTCACGGCCATCACCGGCGCGCTGCGCAGCGCCTTCGCGTCCCCCGCGCCGGTCGCGGCACGCTGGCGGGCCGTGCACATGCTGGCGTATCCGGCCTGGTGCTCGGCCCTGGTGCACGGCCTGTACGCGGGGCGCCCCGCCAAGACGTACGTCACGGTGCTCTACAGCCTCTGCCTGGTCGCCGTGATGGGCGCCCTGTGGCTGCGCTCGGCCTCCGGCCCCGTCAAGCGCAAGGTCGCCGACCGGATCCTGGCGATCATCGGGGAGAACAACAGCCCCGGCGCCCGAGCCCGCGAGGATCTGGAGGCATCCCGTGCCGCCGCCGCGGACTCCGCGCTGCCGGGCTTTGCCGCACGCTCCGCCCAGGCTCAGGCCGTGGGGGACTCGTTCGTCCCCCCGCAGCGCACCCAGTCCCCTTCGCCGCTGTACGAGGCCGCACCCGACCCCGCCAGCACGGGCAGCGTGCCCGGCTTCGCGGCCGCCTACCGGGCGGTGTCCGGCGGGGGGTCCGGCGGAGAGAGCTTCGGTCCCACCCCGACCGAGCGCTTCCAGGTGCCCATGGACATGCAGCCCACCGAGTCGTTCCCGCGCGCCGACGGCAGCAGCACGTCGGGCAGCTGGCCCATCCCCTCCCCGCCCCCCGTCGGCGAGGCGCCCCAATCGGCGTACGACCCCCTCAACGACACGGGATACAACATCCCGGTCTATGACAATTCGGCCGCCAACGCCTACGGCACGAGTGACGTGTACGACACCGGTGAGACGAACCCCGCCTACGGCACGTACAACACCAACGACACGTACGACAGCGGTCCCACGACTGAAGTACTGCCGGGCGCCTTCGACGCTCCTGGCTCCGGTGAATCATGGAACGCCCCTTCCGGAGGCTTTTAA
- a CDS encoding NADH-ubiquinone oxidoreductase-F iron-sulfur binding region domain-containing protein: MNEALPDVPEVRVVGLPQLTSGFDLVERLDLPMHLKVHGPLEPMGGEQLAGLAEAISLKGRGGAGFPFAKKLRSVAESAIKKGIRPVVVVNGSEDEPACRKDTVLINRAPHLILDGALLAAEAMGARTLVIGVTRASTQASMEAALAERGLSNRRGSPLRARVQRNPVRMVTGAAASLIRSIDGGPAIPPGRKISASQSGVGGAPTLLSNAETFAQLAIAARIGPDRYRNTGLYDEPGTVMLTVSGAVARPMVIEVPTGVPLRYVLQLAGAPPMPQGVLTGGYHGKWLDAATVNEAIVSRNSLDAVGGALGAGAILPISQQTCPLGESLRVAQWLAEESAGQCGPCYLGLPAAARGLEDILNGGGPAALEAVKQVAKAVKRRGACSHPDGSAMFIESTIKAFTDDLAAHVLGNGCGRPVEGVLPLFEGGQAPTGIPGGQGQQEAGPSRQKIYVDWTLCRGHGLCADILPEVFELGADGFPTVAQAQVPRYAEAKALRAVRRCPALALRIEEDTRPSAPARNNLPVLSQGRGRRALGSGR, translated from the coding sequence GTGAACGAGGCCCTGCCCGACGTCCCGGAGGTCCGCGTCGTCGGGCTTCCGCAGCTCACGTCGGGCTTCGACCTGGTTGAACGACTGGATCTACCCATGCACCTCAAGGTGCACGGGCCGCTCGAACCCATGGGCGGTGAGCAGCTCGCGGGCCTCGCCGAGGCGATCTCCCTGAAGGGTCGCGGCGGAGCGGGCTTCCCCTTCGCCAAGAAGCTGCGCTCGGTCGCCGAGTCGGCCATCAAGAAGGGCATCCGCCCCGTGGTGGTCGTCAACGGAAGTGAGGACGAACCCGCCTGCCGCAAGGACACGGTGCTCATCAACCGTGCCCCGCACCTCATCCTGGACGGCGCGCTGCTGGCCGCGGAGGCCATGGGCGCCCGCACTCTGGTCATCGGAGTGACACGTGCGTCCACGCAGGCCTCGATGGAAGCCGCGCTGGCCGAGCGCGGGCTGAGCAACCGGCGCGGGTCGCCCCTTCGCGCGCGCGTGCAGCGCAATCCGGTGCGCATGGTGACCGGAGCGGCCGCCTCGCTGATCCGGTCCATCGACGGCGGCCCGGCGATCCCGCCCGGCCGCAAGATCAGCGCCTCACAGAGCGGCGTCGGCGGCGCGCCCACGCTGCTGTCCAACGCCGAGACGTTCGCCCAGCTGGCCATCGCCGCGCGCATAGGCCCCGACCGCTACCGCAACACCGGCCTGTACGACGAGCCCGGCACCGTCATGCTCACCGTCTCCGGCGCGGTCGCCCGCCCCATGGTGATCGAGGTCCCGACGGGTGTGCCGCTGCGCTACGTGCTCCAGCTGGCCGGCGCCCCGCCCATGCCGCAGGGCGTGCTGACCGGCGGCTACCACGGCAAGTGGCTGGACGCGGCGACGGTCAACGAGGCGATCGTCTCGCGCAACTCCCTGGACGCGGTGGGCGGTGCGCTCGGCGCCGGCGCGATCCTCCCGATCAGCCAGCAGACGTGCCCGCTCGGCGAGTCACTGCGGGTGGCGCAGTGGCTGGCCGAGGAGAGCGCGGGGCAGTGCGGTCCCTGCTACCTGGGTCTGCCCGCCGCGGCGCGCGGCCTGGAGGACATCCTCAACGGCGGCGGCCCGGCAGCCCTGGAGGCCGTGAAGCAGGTCGCCAAGGCCGTGAAGCGGCGCGGCGCCTGCTCGCACCCGGACGGTTCGGCGATGTTCATCGAGTCGACCATCAAGGCGTTCACGGACGACCTGGCCGCGCACGTCCTCGGCAATGGCTGCGGAAGGCCCGTGGAGGGCGTTCTGCCGCTCTTCGAGGGCGGCCAGGCTCCTACGGGCATCCCGGGCGGCCAGGGGCAGCAGGAGGCCGGTCCAAGCCGTCAGAAGATCTACGTCGACTGGACGCTGTGCCGGGGGCACGGGCTGTGCGCGGACATCCTTCCGGAGGTCTTCGAGCTGGGCGCCGACGGCTTCCCGACCGTCGCGCAGGCGCAGGTGCCCCGGTACGCGGAGGCGAAGGCCCTACGCGCCGTACGACGCTGCCCGGCGCTCGCACTGCGCATCGAGGAGGACACCCGGCCCTCCGCCCCGGCGCGCAACAACCTGCCGGTCCTCTCCCAGGGGCGCGGCCGCCGGGCGCTCGGCAGCGGACGCTGA
- a CDS encoding glycosyltransferase 87 family protein — MTVIALPRVRRRAPVALGVCLLSFAAFWCAQRAAHVSMIDLMVYRAEGETVRAGGDLYALRTTEAHLPTTYPPFAALLFTPLTLLGTAAMRTLATAGNLALLVVFVALSLRVIGHARVECVWWVAAAAVWCEPVWTTLRYGQINLLLAVLVLWDLSRRPGHRCAGVGIGIAAAIKLTPALFAVFLLVTGIVGHTRRGSGGPWLRHARGAAAAFAGATLLAAAVLPYDSWRFWTRMVFAAGRVGLVEDTANQSLRGVLARLLHTTEPGVWWGATAALAGVGGLAIAVAAELRGRRAWATTSCAVTALLVSPVSWSHHWVWCVPMVLVLAATSRTAAVCMALAFCTYALWWVPHGPGRLELHQDGAELTLSALYVGIGFAFLALIGVRLWRTSRTV, encoded by the coding sequence GTGACCGTGATCGCGCTCCCCCGTGTCCGCCGCCGTGCGCCCGTCGCCCTGGGGGTGTGCCTGTTGTCGTTCGCCGCCTTCTGGTGCGCACAGCGGGCCGCGCATGTGTCGATGATCGACCTGATGGTGTACCGCGCGGAGGGCGAGACGGTCCGCGCCGGCGGCGACCTCTACGCGCTGCGCACGACCGAGGCCCATCTGCCCACCACCTACCCGCCGTTCGCGGCGCTGCTGTTCACACCGCTGACGCTGCTGGGCACGGCGGCCATGCGCACCCTGGCGACGGCCGGAAACCTGGCTCTTCTTGTGGTGTTCGTGGCCCTCTCGCTGCGAGTCATCGGCCACGCGCGCGTGGAGTGCGTCTGGTGGGTCGCCGCGGCCGCCGTGTGGTGCGAGCCGGTGTGGACGACGCTGCGGTACGGCCAGATCAATCTGCTGCTCGCCGTGCTGGTGCTGTGGGACCTGTCACGGCGGCCCGGGCACCGCTGTGCCGGGGTGGGCATCGGGATCGCGGCGGCGATCAAGCTGACGCCCGCGCTTTTCGCGGTGTTCCTGCTGGTCACCGGCATCGTTGGGCACACAAGGCGGGGTTCCGGAGGGCCGTGGCTGCGGCACGCGCGCGGGGCCGCCGCCGCGTTCGCCGGTGCGACGCTGCTGGCGGCGGCCGTCCTGCCGTACGACTCCTGGCGCTTTTGGACCCGCATGGTCTTCGCGGCGGGCCGGGTCGGGCTCGTCGAGGACACCGCGAACCAGTCGCTGCGCGGCGTCCTGGCCCGGCTGCTGCACACCACGGAGCCCGGCGTCTGGTGGGGCGCGACGGCGGCCCTGGCGGGCGTCGGGGGCCTCGCGATCGCCGTGGCCGCCGAGCTGCGTGGGCGGCGCGCCTGGGCGACGACCTCCTGCGCGGTGACGGCGCTGCTGGTGAGTCCGGTGTCGTGGTCGCACCACTGGGTGTGGTGCGTACCGATGGTGCTGGTCCTCGCGGCGACGAGCCGGACGGCCGCCGTCTGCATGGCCCTGGCCTTCTGCACGTACGCGCTGTGGTGGGTGCCGCACGGGCCGGGCAGGCTCGAACTGCACCAGGATGGCGCCGAGTTGACCCTGTCGGCCCTCTACGTAGGAATCGGTTTCGCTTTCCTGGCCCTCATCGGGGTCAGGCTGTGGC